In one window of Prevotella sp. E13-17 DNA:
- the nifJ gene encoding pyruvate:ferredoxin (flavodoxin) oxidoreductase, translated as MAKEKKFITCDGNEAAAHVSYMFSEVAAIYPITPSSPMAEHVDEWAARGRKNLWGQNVSVQEMQSEAGAAGAVHGSLQAGALTTTFTASQGLLLMIPNMYKIAGELIPCVFDVSARTLASHSLCIFGDHQDVMACRQTGFAMFCSGSVQEVMDLTAVPHLATLETCVPFVNFFDGFRTSHEYHKIEMMDQEDIRPLVKEEFIKRFRDRAMSPERPVTRGTAENPETFFTHREASNPYYDAVPEVVEKYLGEISKITGREYHLFSYYGAEDADRMIILMGSATDAAREAIDYLNANGQKVGMISVHLYRPFSVKHLLAAVPKTVKKIAVLDRTKEPGANGEPLYLDVKDAFYDVQDRPVIVGGRYGLGSRDTTPAQIISVFNNLAMPEPKNHFTVGIVDDVTFTSLPEVEEIALGGKGMFQAKFYGLGADGTVGANKNSVKIIGDNTDKYCQAYFSYDSKKSGGFTCSHLRFGDTPIRSTYLVTTPNFVACHVQAYLHMYDVTRGLQKNGQFLLNTIFDADELEKFMPNKVKRYFAQNNITVYTINATKIAQEIGLGNRTNTILQSAFFRITGVIPVELAVEKMKAAALKSYGAKGQDVVDKNYAAIDRGGEYQQLTVKPEWANLPDDEVKADDAPAFVKELVRPINAQAGDLLKVSDFVKHNTVDGSWEVGTAAYEKRGVEAFVPVWNKDNCIQCNQCAYICPHAAIRPFVLDDEELKGFAAAADTLEMKAPAAMKGMHFRIETSVLDCLGCGNCADICPGNPKTGKALTMAPFNPDAADMVQEAKNWEYLVKNVKSKQNLVDIKSNVKNSQFAQPLFEFSGACSGCGETPYVKLISQLFGDRQMIANATGCSSIYSASIPSTPYTKNEKGQGPVFNNSLFEDFCEFGLGMALGNKKMKERVAKLLAEACEKCDVTPEYKALAEEWIANKDDADKTKEIAPKLRAEIAACAAKGCEICKELKTLDHYLVKRSQWIIGGDGASYDIGYGGLDHVIASGEDVNILVLDTEVYSNTGGQASKATPLGAIAQFAAQGKRIRKKDLGMIATTYGYVYVAQIAMGADHAQTLKAIREAEAWHGPSIIIAYAPCINHGLKAKGGMGKSQAEEKKAVECGYWHLWRYNPALADEGKNPFSLDSKEPNWANFHDFLLGEVRYLSVKKAYPNEAEELFAEAQRMAQLRYKSYVRKTQENWED; from the coding sequence ATGGCTAAAGAAAAGAAGTTTATCACCTGTGATGGTAACGAGGCTGCAGCTCACGTGAGCTACATGTTCTCGGAGGTAGCAGCAATCTACCCCATCACCCCGTCTTCGCCAATGGCGGAGCATGTTGACGAGTGGGCTGCCCGTGGTCGTAAGAACCTGTGGGGCCAGAACGTCTCAGTTCAGGAAATGCAGTCAGAGGCTGGTGCTGCCGGTGCCGTTCACGGTTCGCTGCAGGCTGGTGCTCTCACCACTACATTCACCGCATCTCAGGGCTTGCTCCTGATGATTCCAAACATGTACAAGATTGCCGGTGAGCTGATTCCTTGCGTATTCGACGTATCTGCCCGTACGCTGGCTTCACACTCTCTGTGTATCTTCGGCGACCACCAAGACGTGATGGCTTGCCGCCAGACAGGTTTCGCAATGTTCTGCTCTGGTTCTGTACAGGAGGTGATGGACCTGACAGCTGTTCCTCACTTGGCAACACTTGAGACCTGCGTTCCTTTCGTTAACTTCTTCGACGGTTTCCGCACTTCTCATGAGTATCACAAGATTGAGATGATGGACCAGGAGGATATCCGTCCACTCGTCAAGGAGGAGTTCATTAAGCGTTTCCGCGATCGTGCCATGAGCCCTGAGCGCCCTGTTACACGTGGTACCGCTGAGAACCCCGAGACCTTCTTCACACACCGCGAGGCCAGCAATCCTTACTACGATGCAGTACCTGAGGTAGTAGAGAAGTACCTGGGCGAGATTTCAAAGATCACCGGCCGTGAGTATCACCTGTTCTCATACTACGGAGCCGAGGATGCCGACCGCATGATTATCCTGATGGGTTCTGCTACTGATGCTGCCCGCGAGGCTATCGACTACCTGAACGCAAACGGTCAGAAGGTTGGTATGATCTCTGTTCACCTGTATCGTCCATTCTCAGTTAAGCACCTGCTGGCTGCTGTTCCTAAGACAGTTAAGAAGATTGCCGTTCTGGACCGCACTAAGGAGCCAGGCGCTAACGGCGAGCCTCTATACCTCGACGTGAAGGATGCCTTCTACGATGTTCAGGATCGTCCTGTTATCGTTGGTGGCCGCTACGGTCTTGGTAGCCGCGACACCACACCTGCTCAGATCATCAGCGTGTTCAACAACCTCGCTATGCCCGAGCCAAAGAACCACTTCACCGTTGGTATCGTTGACGACGTTACCTTCACTTCTCTGCCCGAGGTTGAGGAGATTGCACTCGGTGGAAAGGGCATGTTCCAGGCTAAGTTCTACGGTCTGGGTGCCGATGGTACCGTAGGTGCTAACAAGAACTCAGTTAAGATTATTGGTGACAACACCGACAAGTACTGCCAGGCTTACTTCTCTTACGACTCTAAGAAGTCGGGAGGTTTCACCTGCTCTCACCTGCGTTTCGGTGACACACCTATCCGCTCTACCTATCTAGTAACCACACCTAACTTCGTGGCTTGCCACGTACAGGCTTACCTGCACATGTACGACGTGACCCGCGGTCTGCAGAAGAACGGTCAGTTCCTGCTGAACACCATCTTCGACGCCGACGAGCTCGAGAAGTTCATGCCTAACAAGGTAAAGCGCTACTTCGCACAGAACAACATTACTGTTTATACCATCAACGCTACTAAGATTGCACAGGAGATTGGTCTGGGCAACCGTACCAACACTATCCTGCAGAGTGCATTCTTCCGTATCACCGGCGTGATTCCCGTAGAGCTCGCTGTTGAGAAGATGAAGGCTGCTGCCCTGAAGTCTTACGGCGCTAAGGGTCAGGACGTTGTTGATAAGAACTATGCCGCTATCGATCGTGGTGGTGAGTATCAGCAGCTGACTGTTAAGCCTGAGTGGGCTAACCTGCCTGATGATGAGGTTAAGGCCGACGACGCTCCCGCATTCGTTAAGGAGCTGGTTCGTCCTATCAACGCTCAGGCCGGCGACCTGCTGAAGGTTTCTGACTTCGTGAAGCACAACACCGTTGACGGTTCTTGGGAGGTTGGTACAGCCGCTTACGAGAAGCGCGGTGTAGAGGCCTTCGTTCCTGTATGGAACAAGGACAACTGTATCCAGTGTAACCAGTGTGCTTACATCTGTCCTCACGCTGCTATCCGTCCATTCGTTCTCGACGACGAGGAGCTGAAGGGCTTCGCCGCAGCTGCCGACACTCTCGAGATGAAGGCACCTGCTGCCATGAAGGGCATGCACTTCCGCATCGAGACCTCTGTACTCGACTGTCTGGGTTGCGGTAACTGTGCTGATATCTGCCCAGGCAATCCTAAGACTGGTAAGGCTCTTACCATGGCTCCATTCAATCCTGATGCAGCCGATATGGTTCAGGAGGCTAAGAACTGGGAGTACCTGGTTAAGAACGTTAAGAGCAAGCAGAACCTCGTTGACATCAAGAGTAACGTTAAGAACTCACAGTTCGCTCAGCCTCTGTTCGAGTTCTCTGGCGCATGCTCTGGTTGCGGTGAGACTCCATACGTGAAGCTGATCTCTCAGCTGTTCGGTGACCGTCAGATGATTGCCAACGCTACTGGATGTTCTTCTATCTACTCAGCTTCTATTCCTTCTACACCTTACACTAAGAACGAGAAGGGTCAGGGTCCTGTATTCAACAACTCTCTGTTCGAGGACTTCTGCGAGTTCGGTCTGGGTATGGCTCTTGGTAACAAGAAGATGAAGGAGCGCGTGGCTAAGCTGCTTGCTGAGGCTTGCGAGAAGTGCGACGTAACTCCTGAGTACAAGGCTCTGGCCGAGGAGTGGATTGCCAACAAGGATGATGCCGACAAGACCAAGGAGATTGCTCCAAAGTTGCGCGCAGAGATTGCTGCTTGCGCCGCTAAGGGTTGCGAGATTTGCAAGGAGCTGAAGACTCTGGATCACTACCTCGTGAAGCGTTCACAGTGGATCATCGGTGGTGACGGTGCTTCTTACGATATCGGCTACGGCGGTCTCGACCACGTCATCGCTTCTGGTGAAGATGTAAATATCCTCGTGCTCGATACTGAGGTATATTCTAACACCGGCGGTCAGGCTTCTAAGGCTACTCCTCTTGGTGCTATCGCTCAGTTCGCTGCTCAGGGTAAGCGCATCCGCAAGAAGGATCTGGGTATGATCGCCACTACCTACGGTTATGTATATGTAGCCCAGATTGCTATGGGTGCTGACCACGCTCAGACCCTGAAGGCTATCCGCGAGGCTGAGGCTTGGCACGGACCTTCTATCATCATCGCTTACGCTCCATGTATCAACCACGGCTTGAAGGCCAAGGGCGGTATGGGTAAGAGCCAGGCCGAGGAGAAGAAGGCTGTCGAGTGTGGTTACTGGCACCTGTGGCGCTACAACCCCGCTCTGGCTGATGAAGGCAAGAACCCATTCTCACTCGACTCTAAGGAGCCTAACTGGGCTAACTTCCACGACTTCCTGCTCGGTGAGGTTCGCTACCTGTCGGTTAAGAAGGCTTATCCTAACGAGGCCGAAGAGCTCTTCGCCGAGGCACAGCGTATGGCTCAGCTCCGCTACAAGAGCTACGTCCGCAAGACACAGGAGAACTGGGAGGATTAG
- a CDS encoding ATP-binding protein, with amino-acid sequence MEAFFRTHKYLVEHVNAPVRRTLMDEINWNDRMIGIKGTRGIGKTTFLLQYAKEHFDVQDRQCLYINMNNFYFQGRGIADFAGDFYYHGGRVLLIDQVFKQDNWSQELRKCYDMYPGLKIVFTGSSVMRLKDENPELNGIVKSYNLRGFSFREFINLLTGNDFRPYTLEEILSDHERIIKQILPKVSPNRYFNDYIHHGFYPFFQEQRNYSENLLKTMNMMTEVDILLIKQIELKYLTKIKKLFYQLAEEGPKAPNVSKLAQDIETSRATVMNYIKYLTDARLLNMIYPIGEDFPKKPSKVMLHNSNLLYAIYPIHVDKQDAMETFFVNSLWKDHKVNQSTRDNFYLIDEKLKFKVCNAETTSKMRYTPDTIYARYNTEIGKDNQIPLWLLGFLY; translated from the coding sequence ATGGAAGCTTTCTTTAGAACACATAAGTACTTGGTTGAGCATGTCAATGCGCCAGTTCGTCGCACGCTGATGGACGAGATTAACTGGAACGATCGCATGATTGGCATTAAGGGTACACGTGGTATTGGCAAAACTACATTCCTGCTCCAATACGCCAAGGAACACTTTGATGTGCAAGACCGCCAATGTCTGTACATCAACATGAACAATTTCTACTTTCAAGGACGAGGCATAGCCGACTTCGCTGGCGACTTCTACTATCACGGTGGTCGCGTGTTGCTGATAGATCAGGTCTTCAAACAAGACAACTGGTCGCAAGAACTGCGCAAGTGCTATGACATGTATCCCGGTCTGAAGATTGTGTTTACCGGCAGTAGCGTAATGCGCCTGAAGGACGAAAACCCCGAACTGAACGGCATTGTGAAGTCGTATAACCTGCGTGGTTTCTCGTTTCGCGAATTCATCAACCTACTGACGGGCAACGACTTCCGCCCATATACGCTCGAAGAGATACTGAGTGATCACGAGCGCATCATCAAACAGATACTTCCAAAGGTTTCTCCCAACCGCTATTTCAACGACTATATCCACCACGGGTTTTATCCTTTCTTCCAGGAACAACGCAACTATTCCGAAAACCTGCTGAAGACCATGAACATGATGACCGAGGTAGATATTCTGCTCATCAAGCAGATAGAACTGAAATACCTGACCAAAATCAAAAAACTGTTCTACCAGCTGGCCGAAGAGGGACCTAAGGCTCCAAACGTGTCGAAGCTGGCTCAGGATATCGAAACCAGTCGTGCCACCGTGATGAACTACATCAAGTATCTCACCGACGCACGTCTGCTGAACATGATTTACCCCATCGGCGAGGACTTCCCCAAAAAGCCTTCTAAGGTGATGCTTCACAATTCCAACCTGCTCTATGCCATCTACCCCATTCATGTAGATAAGCAAGATGCCATGGAGACCTTCTTTGTGAACTCGCTCTGGAAGGATCACAAAGTGAATCAAAGCACACGCGACAACTTCTACCTTATCGACGAGAAGTTGAAGTTTAAAGTATGCAACGCCGAGACAACCAGCAAGATGAGATATACCCCCGACACAATATACGCTAGATACAATACTGAAATAGGAAAGGACAACCAAATCCCGCTATGGTTGCTGGGATTCCTCTACTAG
- a CDS encoding sodium-translocating pyrophosphatase, with product MNIPYAFWLVPAASVAALGMAYVFFRSMMKADEGTARMKEIAAYVRDGAMAYLKQQYKVVTIVFVILALIFSVMAYGFGVQNPWVPFAFLTGGFFSGLAGFFGMKTATYASARTANAARRSLDGGLKIAFRSGAVMGLTVVGLGLLDIAIWFLILNTFDPEGLISITTTMLTFGMGASTQALFARVGGGIYTKAADVGADIVGKVEADIPEDDPRNPATIADNVGDNVGDVAGMGADLYESYCGSILSTAALGAVAFAASGEMQLKAVIAPMLIAAVGVFLSILGIYLVRTKEGATMKNLLHSLSLGTNVSALLIAIATFGILYLLQIDNWLGLSFSVITGLCAGVIIGQATEYYTSHSYKPTQKISEAGLTGSATVIIKGIGTGMMSTCIPVVTIGVAIMLSYLCANGFVIDMNAEALSQGLYGIGIAAVGMLSTLGITLATDAYGPIADNAGGNAEMSQLGEDVRHRTDALDALGNTTAATGKGFAIGSAALTALALLASYIEEVKIAMHRSGDHIINLAGDEIDAIQATIPDFMNFFQVNLMNPRVLVGAFIGAMAAFLFCGLTMEAVGRAAQKMVEEVRRQFRDIKGILEGTSTPNYGSCVEISTRAAQHEMIIPSLLAIAIPIIVGIVLGIAGVMGLLVGGLAGGFTLAVFMANAGGAWDNAKKMVEEGNFGGKGSFAHKATIVGDTVGDPFKDTSGPSLNILIKLMSMVSIVMAGLTVVFS from the coding sequence ATGAACATTCCTTATGCTTTTTGGTTGGTGCCTGCTGCATCTGTTGCTGCACTTGGAATGGCCTACGTCTTCTTTCGGTCGATGATGAAGGCCGACGAAGGTACAGCCCGTATGAAAGAGATTGCCGCCTACGTTCGCGACGGAGCTATGGCTTATCTGAAACAACAGTATAAAGTTGTCACAATTGTCTTCGTCATCCTGGCTCTCATCTTCTCAGTGATGGCCTATGGTTTTGGTGTTCAAAATCCATGGGTACCGTTTGCTTTCCTGACTGGTGGTTTCTTTAGCGGACTGGCAGGCTTCTTCGGTATGAAAACAGCGACCTATGCCTCGGCCCGCACAGCCAATGCAGCCCGCCGAAGCCTGGACGGCGGCCTGAAGATTGCTTTCCGTTCTGGCGCCGTGATGGGACTCACAGTAGTAGGATTGGGACTGCTCGACATTGCTATCTGGTTTCTCATACTGAACACCTTCGACCCTGAAGGGCTCATCTCCATCACCACCACCATGCTGACCTTCGGCATGGGAGCCTCTACACAGGCGCTGTTTGCACGCGTGGGAGGCGGCATCTATACGAAGGCTGCCGATGTGGGGGCCGACATCGTGGGCAAAGTGGAAGCCGACATTCCCGAAGACGACCCGCGCAATCCTGCCACCATTGCCGACAACGTGGGCGACAATGTGGGCGATGTGGCTGGCATGGGAGCTGACCTCTACGAGTCGTATTGTGGCTCAATTCTCTCCACGGCGGCCCTTGGTGCAGTGGCCTTTGCCGCTTCGGGCGAGATGCAGCTGAAGGCCGTGATAGCTCCCATGCTGATTGCTGCCGTTGGCGTGTTCCTCAGCATCTTAGGCATCTATCTGGTGCGCACCAAAGAAGGTGCCACCATGAAAAACCTGCTTCACTCCCTGTCGCTTGGCACCAATGTTTCAGCCCTACTGATTGCCATTGCCACTTTCGGCATTCTATACCTGTTGCAGATTGACAACTGGCTTGGACTTTCATTCTCTGTTATCACCGGACTTTGTGCTGGTGTCATTATCGGACAAGCCACAGAATATTACACCTCTCACTCCTACAAGCCCACACAGAAGATATCAGAGGCGGGATTGACAGGCTCGGCCACAGTCATCATCAAAGGCATTGGCACGGGCATGATGTCCACATGCATACCTGTTGTCACCATCGGTGTTGCCATCATGCTGAGCTATCTTTGTGCCAATGGTTTTGTTATTGACATGAATGCTGAAGCCCTGTCTCAGGGACTTTACGGTATCGGCATCGCTGCAGTAGGCATGCTTTCCACGCTGGGTATCACGCTGGCCACAGATGCTTATGGTCCAATTGCCGACAATGCCGGTGGTAACGCCGAGATGAGTCAGTTGGGCGAAGACGTACGTCATCGTACGGATGCGCTCGATGCGCTGGGCAACACCACAGCAGCCACAGGCAAGGGATTTGCCATTGGTTCGGCTGCGCTCACGGCTTTGGCTCTTCTGGCATCATATATAGAAGAGGTGAAGATTGCGATGCATCGTTCAGGCGATCATATCATAAACCTGGCAGGCGACGAGATTGATGCTATTCAGGCCACCATACCCGACTTCATGAATTTCTTCCAGGTGAACCTCATGAATCCACGTGTATTGGTAGGTGCATTTATTGGTGCTATGGCAGCATTCTTATTCTGCGGATTGACAATGGAAGCCGTGGGACGTGCCGCCCAAAAGATGGTGGAAGAGGTGCGCCGACAATTCCGCGACATAAAGGGCATCTTGGAAGGCACGAGCACCCCCAACTACGGTTCGTGTGTGGAGATTTCAACACGCGCAGCTCAGCATGAGATGATTATTCCCTCGCTGCTGGCCATCGCCATCCCCATCATAGTGGGCATCGTGCTTGGCATTGCCGGCGTGATGGGACTACTGGTTGGCGGACTGGCAGGCGGCTTCACGCTGGCGGTGTTTATGGCCAATGCCGGTGGTGCCTGGGACAATGCCAAGAAGATGGTAGAGGAAGGCAACTTCGGAGGAAAGGGTTCGTTTGCTCACAAGGCTACCATCGTAGGCGATACCGTGGGCGACCCCTTCAAGGACACCTCTGGTCCGTCGCTCAACATCCTCATCAAACTCATGTCGATGGTCAGCATCGTGATGGCAGGACTTACAGTCGTATTCTCTTAA